The Ziziphus jujuba cultivar Dongzao chromosome 5, ASM3175591v1 genome segment GTTTCATGTTGGCTAAAAAAGtagggttaaaaaaataaaaaaataaaaaaaaaatgcgaaGAAGAGAATCAGTCATAAACATTTAGCATGATATCTTAGTAGTTAGTAGAATGTACCTGAGAGTTCTGAACAAGAACATCAATGGCAGCCAGATAAGGAGCCACAGTCAAGGTTTTGTTCACAAAGTGAACACGATCCTTTATCTTTTTCTCTAATACAAAGTTTCGCAGTTCTGTTTCAAACTTTGTCTGAGCATTCATGTCACTTCCCACTACAAGGGCATGCATTGTTGGCACCTGCAACTTTTTGTCTTGGATCAACTGCAGACTTTCATGAAATGCACGGAGAAATAGATCCTGTCCTTTCCCACGAGAAACACCTGCAATTAGAGGAAGCATGTTGCTCAGAAAATATTGTATTTCAATATATGAGGGGTAATATAAGTAAGTAAAGTTAATACAGAGCACTATAAATTTTGTAGAATTAATACAGAGCactaaaatggaaaattttgcaGAATTTTCAATGTTATGGGCCAGAGATATAAATCAAAGTTGTACTAGGCGTGACCCATAGCCAAGTCCATGTAACATAATGCAGATATTGATAAGGAATACAAGGAAATGAAAGAAGACAAGACTAAATCAGCACATTTTCTGGAAATAACCCAAAATAGTTTCATCAACCCAATATAATGAGTGCAATGCAAAACGTTAACTAAATTTATTAGGGAAGGACCCAATTTAACAATCTAAGATATCAAACCAAAACTGAATACAGGCTGATGCAGATTAAGTGAATCAAACAGGCAAATGTAGGATATGTTAATTGTTATATAAACCAGGAAAGCATACTATTTATGATGGCAAAGAGTAGATCGTCACTTCGCACTCCAAGAGACTCCCGTACATGCTCACGAAGAACCCTCCTTGATACACTATCTTCAGCAACTTCCATCAGTTCCTTGCTATTTCCAAGGTGCACGACATAAGTTTTAGACATTTCAATCCTAGAAAGCACAATTAAACGTATACATCAAACAAATGAGATTGAGGAAGGTTTATGGAATAAGGTACAACAAAAGGAAATATTTTATGGgaaacataatttaatttatagaattAGATAGCAAGAAGAAAATCCCACTCCAACACAGCACATGCTTAAACAAGTCATATAATCCTTCTGAAAGCGCTCAATTCAGTATATGTTGAAGCAAGAAACGAAAGGTGAACAATGAAAGCAACAATTCACCACAAATCTGTTTCAACATTAACAGAGTAAACGCAAACAGGAATGAAATGAAAATGGGTTCGAGGTATGTCATTTGATCTCGGAAGAACATACCGTAGGCGTTCTCGAGTCCTGTTCTTCCAGTATTCAGCAGTTGTATGCGAATCAATCATGGCACCTGCAACAAAAGGGAGGTGCTTAACGTACTCCACTTTAAAATAATGCCCCCGCATTTCATGAATCCACCATAAAACCTTTGGAAGAACTTGAGCAACATTTTCCTTTAGTACAGCATCCAGCCATTTCCCAGCAACAGCAGTATTCAGAACAATTAAATCCGCCTTAAGAGCTGTGTCTATGGCCTTTTGACCTCTTGCATTGAACACCTaacattttttatcaaaattccacAATCAAAAGGCCAATAactaccaaatatatatatatatatatatatatatatattcaacaaaatctaaaagatCCTAAAAATTGCTCAATATGCACTTGTGCCATAACTGGTAAAACATTGTAAAAtcccattttatttttgtgaaaaaagaaaaaaaaaaaaaaaaggatggcaAAATTTTAGGAATTTTCAGAAAATCAAATTAACCTGCACTCCTCGGTCCAACATTTTATGCTCTAAGCTGTAGACCACTTCGTCAGGTTCCGCTGGTTTCTGGTTAGTGATCCAAACAACCTCCGCGCCAACACCTCTTAATAGAAATGCCAGCTCCATAAGTAACAATggacctccttttttttttttttttttttgtggaaaatttatgaaaagaaaaaatgttgttAGATGGAAAgagcaaaaaacccaaaaaaaaaaaaaaaaagaaagaaaagaaagcctTCAATTTTAAGCACTTTTAATTCGcttcaactttttcttttttttttaacttttcttatTCCTTTCAATACCCACacgaaaagaaaaacaaaaaaaatgaaaaacagaaAGATTACCGGATAATGAAAGCTCATGAGAAACCAAGAGGACCAGTTTAGACTTCATGAATTGGAGAGGGTTCGGTGCAACACTTCGGAGTCGATCGTCCGAGTGAATCTCAGGCTCTCTAACTTTTCCTCCACCAAAACCGGTACTGGTACTTGCACTGCACGAATCGAAAGCCGTCCTCATGAAGAACACCATAACCGTTGAAAGAGAAAACAAAGCCAAAACCATCAATGCCCACCGCTTCTTCTGCATCCCCATCCAGGCATTTTTTTCCTTACCCattttctctctgtctctctgtctctctcttactgatttcaaaatctcaaagaaaaatatcaaacaGTATGTGTTTTGGCATTGCTCGAGTTCGTCTTCAAGATCTTTAACAGCAACAAAAACATGTGGAAGATCTACTCATCTCGACCACCACACTTTATGTTTCACAATAACCAACTTTCACCATGTGAATTAGGAATTGACCTCCATTTTCAACCATCTGTTTGCGGTGATAAGCGCTATGCAgacttaaataattattttgggCTTTTAAAACACTCATACGGCAGACTTGGGTTTCCTTAGGAATTAGGTTTCTTGGGCTTCTAATTAACGCAGCACAACGGTAGGCCGTGATTATTGGGCTTCACATCCAAGTCCGACATGTTTGTAGTCTTTTATGACAAATTAGCAAACGACTTTGCCAATAGCTGTGTTTCACTTTAATAGTATAAAAAATACCACGTTACATTCTTTAAGcgtaaaattgaattttcaaaaaagcaagggaaaaaaaaaaaaaaaaaaaagggaataaagAGATGAGAAAAAACATGAAGCAAAGACAAGTGAGGAAAGAACATTTTGGAAGCGTACCCAGTTGGAAGACGTGGAGATGAAAAAGTCATAGACTCGTcatgaaagaaaagaatatcATTGATACTTTGGTTAAGCCGGTGCTGCtactttgtttaattttaataaaaagtaaaaatgattCTGTTTATTTTGGCGAGCTTCATGTACCAAGGAAAAACTTTTTTCATATAACCGGTGGTATACAATGATGAAATgtcacataattttttttttatatatataaatgatatgatattgcagtttattcataaataaatatataatatttttatataagatTCATGAACAAAACAAGatataaactaaaaatctattatattaaATGTCTTAATTATATTGTATGTTTTTAAGATAGGAATTAAAAAGAtgtaaagtaaaaatttttatcacAAATATCTTTCAtatactttaaaaatatatataaaaaagtgaTATTTATTATGTACGGTTTTCATTATAATAATATCACTTTTgtctatataaaataatttttttaaaattaaaaaagaatcaaTTGTAACTTCTGATTTATCGATAACCCCCGGAGGTACTATAAGTACTACAATTGAACCGAAATAAACCTCTTAGAAGATGGAAGCACACGTGTGTTGAAAGTTGAAACGCTTTGCATTCCTACTACATGTTCTCTTTTACGAAGCACTACGTGAAATTGATTAGAACTGAACCAGATGATAAAAGAAGTTTCCTCTTAAACGAAGAAACAGACAAATTCGTCTACAAAATCATATTCCGCCATAAGAAATATTAAAGAGTTTACGCTTTAATCATCAACACGGGAAAACAAACACCCATTTACTAATTTACCACTGGAAACTCTCATTATTCTTTTAGCCAAACACGCAAAGTTATAATCaatattaataaaccaaacagttttttttttttttctaacattaATTAAGTCGGCGACAATTCTTCCTAACTTCACCATTAAATCCAGTGAGAGGGTTAATATTTCCCATCTTGACCATTGACTTAGCAAACTGGTCAAAGAAAAGATTTTCATCCTCTGCATAGCTCTTAACCAGCTCAACTATCTTCCCAACATTCCCTGTGAGAAGGACTTGATCCGAAGTAAGAAGTCCTTTTCCCCAGAGTATGAGTCTGAAGTAGGTGTTATCAAATCTGGCAGGGGAAGCAAAATCCAACGGCGAGATGTTGTTGTCCCCACCTGATATTGGACAAACCGATTTCAAACCCAGGTAGTAGGATTTGTCTAGAGTCTCATCAGGTTGGTTGTTCCCATTTTGGTTGTACAGCCTCTGCTTGAATGTCGTACACCGTGCCATCCCAATTGTATGCCCccctatatattataatttattaaaaaaaaaaaaaaacgataaatcatgttaaattttatagtaggaaaataaattaaattggaataataATCCAAAGCCTTAACCTGAGAGTGCAACGAGGTCTGCTTCATCAAGGCCTTGGCGGTTGAAAGAAGTTAAGAGGTTCTGTAGAGTGGAGTTTGGAGCTGGGATGTTGGTGTTTGAGGCACTTAGGCTTGCAGTTTTTGAATCCCTTCTTCCCAGTGGCAGTAGCCAGTTGGGTCCACCGCTCTGctccatcatcaccatcataacCCAAAAAGCTTAGAAATTGTATAACAACtcctttgagaaaaaaaaatatatatatatatatatatatattaattaataatatagcaTTAATATATAATTGGTGTTTGATTTACCAGAACAGTGGAGCCGCGGGCAGCAAGAGCGAGAATGTCAGCGCAAGAGACGGTACTGGCACATTCTTCTTCCAGTTTGGCCTTGATCTCGTCGATCACTTCGAATCCTCTGAGGGAATTTCTGTTTGGTCCTgactttttttcactcactatTGTCGCGCTATCGTCTAACAGCACCGATGCGTCACAACCCTATTCAATTTTTGACACACATTTGCCTTGCTCATTAAAATTTATGTGCATGCATGCAATTAACAAGCTGTACTATAAACGTTTCAAAGTCACAACTTCCTTACTTATAAAATTTGTtctgctttattattattattattattttcttcttacttgtcaaaattattatatattcgATGATAACctgaaacatataaatatatatatatatttgaagttaACCTGAACAAAACAGTCATGGAAGTGAAGCCTAAGCAGAGAGGCAGCTATCCTGGGCTCCTTATCGATGGCCTTCTGCAACACTGAGAGAACAATATCATTAGCTTGAGGGCAAGAGAACTGATAGAATTCTGGGAAGAGACCAAAGGACCCTCCAAATATTCCACCATGTCCACCCCACCCAAAGTTGAAACCAGGGTGAGCCAGAGAGAGTGTGGCTGAGAGCAGAGTAATTGCCACAAGCCTCAGAGTCACGCTAAAGACTGCCATATGGAAGCTTAATCAAAGTATTAAAAAGCTAGTTACAGTGTCTAAGTAGTGCCTTATTCACTGGAAATTGATAGTATGTTTATAGAGACAAAGGggtattctatatatatatatatatatatatgtacatatatatcagATCAACCACTCTCCTACCAAATCCTCTCCGGAATACCTAACACGAGTAGCCCAACTCTGACTTTTTCCAATTTCTCGTCTCTATTAGTCTTGTTTTAACGTTGGAGATTATGATAAAGTGTgttaaaaaagagagagagatgggtTTGAGTTACAGTGTTTCTGGTATTACctgctccaaaaaaaaaaaaaaaaaaaaaaaaaaggaattgtaTAGATTCCCCTTCTACTTCCAGGTACGAATCCAAATTTGGCAATTTTGTTTGCTCAAATTTCAATaaacttttacatatatttttccatctccttgaaaataaagaatatatatacaattaaagtTGTAAAGAACCGGTTGTTGAAAATGTCCTCCTGCATTTATAACGTAGAAATCAAGGGTTTCAACCCATAACAGATATTAAATTTAGCATATGCCATTTGGGCAGTGCcattgttaaattttaacattttacctCCAATTGGTGCCTTCAATGGTGAtgccaaatttgaaaattggatCACACAACCATTAGATATGCCAGCCCTTAaaccttttattaattttttttattttttttaatggtagaAACGGATCCAAtaatcatttaataatatttataatttgacaatactattttttactatttttattttttaacgtaAAATTCACATGCTCAAATTTGACATTAAAATTGCTATTAGAATGCTGATGTTAATgccaaaatataaaatgatgatGTTAAAATTGCATTTACCATTTCATATGCTCTTTTAAGGTTTAGTAATGTAAACGTAGCAAAACTGCATACAGGTTGGCGTTGACGACATGTCCAGTTGAGCTAACCCATTGGACTAGATATTGGATAGTGGTTAGAAAACCATATGATGTATTAAGTTGGACTGCTTCTTCGGCTATATATCATAAACGGTTTTTAGTGTTGAATGATGTAGAGATGGTTACTCACATTCCACTTTTATGAAATCGGATATTTATTTCGATGTTCTAGCCTAGTACAAATTCATCTCCTATTTGTTCAGCATTTGTCACCTTAAATTGCATACTCCTAACCAACCTCAACCATCTCATCAAAACTCCTGCCAGATTTCGAGGAGCTGCTTAAAAGCCTCGGTTTAATTAAGTGTTTTAAGTATATGAGTCACAAAATTATTCTTAAATACAGCGGGTAATTAACTACTAGTTTCTAATCTGTTTTCTAAAAAAAAGGGGTAAGAGTTGGTTGTTGAACAGAGTAATattactataaaatatatacagaATAATTACATTCTCCCATCTTCTCCTCTCAGGGCAAAAGCTGTTCTTTCACTTGTTGAAACAGTACAAAACTTCTCTGCTCAGGAACAATACTAAAAAACCCTTCTTGATGCTATACAGGTCATCAAAGAAAATTGCGATCATGTTATACACAATTGCCGCATTGGTGTAAGTAGCCTTGCAAACCGAAGGGGAACGTGTGCCTTGACCAATGTCCCATTTTCTGAGTATTCCTGTAAAATTcaggaaagaaaatgaaataagatATTAATGTCTAACCAGATTGCGAACTAcagttttattaataaatattaaaagttcAAGCATTAATCATCTTTCTATTTCTTATATTGAATGTTTGTCCGGTGAAAACTAATTAAGTATTGATCGAAAAATCCTGATTTCTAAAGATAATGCATAATAACAAAAAGATAAAGGAAGCAATGTAAAAGACCAAATCACCATCCTCAATGTACTTACAGTTCTCTCCACCATTCCAACCTGATGGATGGTACTAAGAAGCTCCCCATTTTCGAAAGGGATCAAGGCTTCAACCCATATCATAGAATCCTGTCATACGAAAAGTTTACCTCATTCAACAAGAAAAAGACTTTAACAATTTGTGTTTCACTTTTCTGAAGCAAAATATGTCATCTAACCAAGCTATAATACAAATACTGATGTCTACTATTTACCTTCAATTTTTCCTGAACTGCATCACAAAATTCAAGCAGGCCATCGCCATTCAAAGCAGATATGCAAACAACATCATCTCTCTTCTCTGCTTCTAACCTAATTTTTTGCGGTTCACTAACCCTATCAACCTGACATAAGTAGAAGCACTTGATCAAGCATCAGTTCAAGTTGCAGGGTAAAAACCTTGGACCGACATGAATAATATAGTCTATGATTACTGTTATCTATAAGCCCagtattttaaatacaacttAAAACCATGATACAGATCCACATATAAAGAGGAAATAATAAAGTTGTATATTTGACACTAGATTAGAACCAGAGCGGCCAGCGAAAACATTTCCTTGTACCTTGTTCCAGACCATCAACTTTGGAATTGAAGACACATCCAGCTCTGATAGGACTTTGTCCACAGCATCTATCTGTTGCTGAGCCAGGGGATGACTGAAGTAGATGGAAAAATCCAAcaggttaaaaaaaattctgtcaTCAAAAATATGTCTCTTTAACAGGATTTCTTAAATTGTACCTGATGTCCACCACATGCACCAACAGTGATGACTCAGATATCTCCTCCAATGTTGCTCTGAAGGCAGCAACCTGCAAGTAGGTATTGGCCTTAGTGACAACATTATTCAAATTCAACATTAAGGTTCAGTTGATGTTCATCAAAACCTTTTTTAAGGagtgaaataaaaattttgagagagagggaaaaaaaaaaaaaaaacagtgaatttaaaattaatagaaacgAGAGAAGGAAGAAATCCAGTCACACatttgtgaaaagaaatataGTGGTAGATCCATCCATAAGTTGAATAGTGTCTCACCAGTGTAGTCGGTAACTTTTGAATGAAACCAACTGTATCCGTGAGAAGAAACTCTTTCCCATTCTTCATCTAGAAAACAAGACAGTGAAACAGCATCTTATTTACCACCACAAactcatttaaaattttcttcaaaaccaGTAAAGTACTCAAATTAGTAAttctcaaaaagaaaataatgatcAGAACAGCATAAAAGGTTTAAATGGCTATAGACTCTACAAAGTATTCCATTGTCATAGAAAAACTAAAGATGGAATAGCCTGTCAATGCAATGGTTCAACAGTCCGCAGCCCACTTGCTACACCATGAAATCAAAGTTGCATCTAATTATATGactgtataaatattatatgacTCAAAATcatattgcaagaagaagtttCCCTGAATATGATTGCCTGACCTGAACTCTTCTAGTAGTTGGATCAAGTGTTGCAAATAACTGATCCTCGGCAAGCACGTTAGCTCCTGTCAATCGATTTAAAAGTGTACTCTTTCCAGCATTCGTGTAACCAACCTAAAGTTTTATTCAAGAGCATTAAGCTTCTACAATCAACCAATAGGTAATTGCAGTCTTCCAATTGCAACtttaaaccaataaaaaaaaaatttttttaaaaaaattaccaaagacACCACTGGGACAGGTACAGAAACACGCCTACTTCTGTACTGCTTTCTATGTTTTCTAACGGATTCTAACTCCTTCTTGAGAGCACCGATCTAACAGTCAAACATGtttagagaaaaaaatcaattttcagtGGCAAAAAAGAATGTAAGATAGCCTCTGAAAGGAACAAATGATATGATATCCCAAACGTCCAGAGAAAGGACACTCATTAGGAAAGTagacattattattataataggaaATTGGGAATTACGGGAACATTTATGATTCGATAAAAAAGATGCTTACTTGAGTACGTAAGATACGCTTATCCACTTCAATTTGTTTCTCACCCATTCCTTTAACCTTTCCTCCTGCTTGACGCTCAAGATGAGTCCACATTTTTGTTAATCTAGGTAACTGATACTCCATTTGTGCCAATGCAACCTAgaaatatcataattttgagcATGAAAATGTTgataactttttctttcttatttatgACTTATGGTCAGATAAACAGGTAAAATGACAAAACGGCATAaagtatgaaaaataaatatacaatttactgactaaaaattaaaaagcatgaaaaagaaaaaagaaaaaaaaaaaaatacttgtaaagCTGCTTCATGTGTTGCTGCCCTCTGGTTAAAGATATCCAGGATGAGCGCTGTGcggtcacaaactctaacatCTCCACCAAAAGCCTTCTCCAAATTACGCAACTGCCTGGAAATTTGACATTTAAACCCCAAAACAATAAATACAtattacaaactttatatcataaataattatgcATGAAGAATAGATAAATCAATTGGGGTGTTCAATCTGTATATGATATAAACAGATACGAAGAATCTGTCAAATATTTGATTCTTACCCCGCTGAAAGCTCATCATCAAATACTACAGTCTCCGCTCCCAGAGCACGAATTGCACTCTTGATCTCCGCTACTTTTCCGGATCCAATGTATGTCCTTGGGTTTGGAGAAGCTAGTCTGCAATGCATATAGAATAAACGAACAAACGATTCgcacaaatattttaaaacaaaaaatgatcaCAGACGAGACCTCTTCGTCATATCATAAACAATGAGTATTTTGACGAAAATCAACAATGCTAgagtacatatataattatatttctaCCAAGGCACATAACAATAGCATAGTTGCACTGAATTGATAATTACTTTTGATATGTAGAACCAACGACCATAAGCCCAGCAGTGTCAGCTAGCTGGGCAAGTTCCTTGATTGAATCCTCTATACCAAATGAGTCCTTTATATCACCTTTGCGCTCAACTCCTACAAGGTACGCTTTCTCTtcaaaaacctaaaaataaaatacaaaaattttccaTTACTTCTCACttgtacaaataaatttttttttttcttccttgtcCTGTGTTTAAAATAAGTTTATATTGCCTATTGACTAAAAACATTGGTTCGAAATGTCCAAATACATGTATAGTTGGACCAAGAAAAATCCTTCTAtctaaattttctttctctttattgTTCATTGCCTAATATATTTCGCGCCAAACCAACACAATCTCAAATTAAAATGGAACCGTGTAAAAGTGAAAACGGACCTCCCTTCCGTTCCGAAGCTTAAACCTATCTGATCCTTCATCTTCTTCGGCCTTCTTCTTAACCCTATTCGAAGAACCACGGACCTTCTCTTCGGATTTGGCATCTGCGACTCCATCGAGTGCTCCATGGACAACTTCTTTTCCTTCCTCTTCTTTGGTATCATCAACCACTGGGTTATTCAACGATACGTCGTCGGGGGATACGACCCCGATGCCTTGTTGCAGAACTCTGGCAAAGATTCTCGTCGAGATCTTAGGATACTTTCTGTGAATGAGAGGGAAATTTTGGGGATTAGGGCTTACGGATAGCCATCGAAGATAGGATTCGTGAAACTGAGGTGAGGGACGAATCAGTGAGGAACAAAAACATGCGCTCATGATAGGATTTGCTTTCCGTCTCTCCCAAGCTGGAGGAACCAAACACTGGTGCACTGTAAGCAGTCTGTTTGGACTTGGAGGTCGTTTTTGTGGTTATTTTTaacggcttttttttttttttttttttttctttttgggtaataaaatgGTTCAAATCTAAATGCACTGTCGTTTTGTTCTGATTATTGGTGGTGTTCTACTAAAGAGGACAccagtattattttttttttttttttgaataaaagacACCAGTATTTAGtcgattatttttttcattttttaaccaCACAACTTCTCcttttagaaatattttgttaatttttatctatttttcatCCTTATTGCATTGAATATTGATTGTGTTTATGTACTTTATGGACTCCATGTTAGATTTTAtgctactaaaataataatattttgaacgaATCTCAACCTGATCAAACTGGtaccaaaaaactaaaaaatccaaaatagcAAGAAGATAAAACTTGGAACGAAATGCTCTCATTTCATTTCCCTACAAAGTCCGAATCAAAAATTTAAGCTTCCCAGTCGGTGTGGGATTcatccaacaaaataataacctAAGACTGAGGAGTAGTTTCAACTTTGAGACACTTAAA includes the following:
- the LOC107420486 gene encoding uncharacterized protein LOC107420486 isoform X2, whose amino-acid sequence is MGKEKNAWMGMQKKRWALMVLALFSLSTVMVFFMRTAFDSCSASTSTGFGGGKVREPEIHSDDRLRSVAPNPLQFMKSKLVLLVSHELSLSGGPLLLMELAFLLRGVGAEVVWITNQKPAEPDEVVYSLEHKMLDRGVQVFNARGQKAIDTALKADLIVLNTAVAGKWLDAVLKENVAQVLPKVLWWIHEMRGHYFKVEYVKHLPFVAGAMIDSHTTAEYWKNRTRERLRIEMSKTYVVHLGNSKELMEVAEDSVSRRVLREHVRESLGVRSDDLLFAIINSVSRGKGQDLFLRAFHESLQLIQDKKLQVPTMHALVVGSDMNAQTKFETELRNFVLEKKIKDRVHFVNKTLTVAPYLAAIDVLVQNSQGTAAGGTMEIVVNGTTGFLHPVSKEGITPLANNIVNMATHVERRLRMGKKGYELVKERFLEQHMAQRIALVLKDVLQNAKSRADS
- the LOC107420486 gene encoding uncharacterized protein LOC107420486 isoform X1, which encodes MGKEKNAWMGMQKKRWALMVLALFSLSTVMVFFMRTAFDSCSASTSTGFGGGKVREPEIHSDDRLRSVAPNPLQFMKSKLVLLVSHELSLSGGPLLLMELAFLLRGVGAEVVWITNQKPAEPDEVVYSLEHKMLDRGVQVFNARGQKAIDTALKADLIVLNTAVAGKWLDAVLKENVAQVLPKVLWWIHEMRGHYFKVEYVKHLPFVAGAMIDSHTTAEYWKNRTRERLRIEMSKTYVVHLGNSKELMEVAEDSVSRRVLREHVRESLGVRSDDLLFAIINSVSRGKGQDLFLRAFHESLQLIQDKKLQVPTMHALVVGSDMNAQTKFETELRNFVLEKKIKDRVHFVNKTLTVAPYLAAIDVLVQNSQARGECFGRITIEAMAFQLPVLGTAAGGTMEIVVNGTTGFLHPVSKEGITPLANNIVNMATHVERRLRMGKKGYELVKERFLEQHMAQRIALVLKDVLQNAKSRADS
- the LOC107435485 gene encoding peroxidase 9, whose translation is MAVFSVTLRLVAITLLSATLSLAHPGFNFGWGGHGGIFGGSFGLFPEFYQFSCPQANDIVLSVLQKAIDKEPRIAASLLRLHFHDCFVQGCDASVLLDDSATIVSEKKSGPNRNSLRGFEVIDEIKAKLEEECASTVSCADILALAARGSTVLSGGPNWLLPLGRRDSKTASLSASNTNIPAPNSTLQNLLTSFNRQGLDEADLVALSGGHTIGMARCTTFKQRLYNQNGNNQPDETLDKSYYLGLKSVCPISGGDNNISPLDFASPARFDNTYFRLILWGKGLLTSDQVLLTGNVGKIVELVKSYAEDENLFFDQFAKSMVKMGNINPLTGFNGEVRKNCRRLN